Proteins encoded within one genomic window of Apis mellifera strain DH4 linkage group LG1, Amel_HAv3.1, whole genome shotgun sequence:
- the LOC726113 gene encoding protein-serine O-palmitoleoyltransferase porcupine, producing MDDVEVPIFYDDEADFIGHEYLQDVEYDYEYENMERETLFELYQYCLRPTIYDTISYILPLFISTIIFRLCAYSQHISHKTFHVLSMLIGICNIYFYVIECLYTLLILCIISYITLYIPKKYCRYMGIFLPSLFIITYCEFTMPPIIWHKIRSVVMTMAMKTISIAIEKIDTNNSPNIYAYMGYMFCSVTCLFGPWISFKDYISIRYITNQDKWWILYTIQYAFVSFLFLTVSNCWAQWMIMETSWKWLLAYRDALAFRMSHYFISYIASTLLLLGGFPFALSTIVKPLKIEFPRSLVHVVICWNIPMHFWLKTYIFRPSIKYLGKFGAVTITYLTSALLHGLNFQLAAVLLSLGFYTYVEFQLRFMLANIFDACIASKQCTKNKCTHTYNIHNSWWVFLINIMFSGLSIFHLAYLGLMFDTSELQETGYSYIHTIEKWSQLGFASHWVVFATYCIYFLIR from the exons ATGGACGATGTAGAAGTTCCAATTTTTTACGACGATGAAGCTGATTTCATAGGACATGAATATTTACAAGATGTGGAATATGACTATGAGTATGAAAATATGGAAAGAGAaacattatttgaattatatcaatattgtcTTCGACCTACTATTTATGAtacaatatcatatatattaccaCTATTTATCTCTACcataatatttagattatgtGCATATTCcc agCATATATCACATAAAACTTTTCATGTATTGTCAATGTTGATcggtatatgtaatatttatttttatgtaatagaaTGTttgtatacattattaatactttgtataatttcatatattactttatatatacctaaaaaatattgcagaTATATGGGTATATTTTTACCatcactttttattataacatattg tGAATTTACTATGCCACCTATAATATGGCATAAAATACGAAGTGTGGTAATGACTATGGCAATGAAAACAATTAGTATAGCAATAGAgaaaattgatacaaataattcaCCTAATATTTATGCCTACATGGGATATATGTTTTGTAGTGTTACATGTCTTTTTGGACCATGGATATCATTTAAggattatatatcaatacgTTACATAACTAatcaa gatAAATGGTGGATATTGTATACCATTCAATATGCATTTgtgtcttttctctttttgacTGTATCAAATTGTTGGGCACAATGGATGATTATGGAAACTTCTTggaa atggTTATTAGCTTATAGAGATGCATTAGCTTTTAGAATgtctcattattttatttcatatattgcatcgactttattattattaggagGATTTCCATTTGCATTAAGTACTATAGTGAAaccattaaaaatagaatttccacGTTCACTTGTACATGTTGTGATTTGTTGGAATATACCAATGCATTTTTGGTTAAAAACat atatattcCGTCCcagcataaaatatttaggaaAATTTGGAGCTGTAACAATAACGTACTTAACGAGTGCTCTTTTACATGgactaaattttcaattagcaGCAGTTTTGCTTAGTCTTGgattttatacatatgtagAATTTCAACTTAGATTTATGCTTGCTAATATTTTTGATGCATGTATTGCATCAAAACAGTgtactaaaaataaatgtacacacacatataatattcataattcatggtgggtttttttaataaatattatgttttctgggttatcaatttttcatttagctTATTTAGGTCTTATGTTTGATACATCTGAATTGCAAGAAACAGGATATAGTTATATTCATACTATTGAAAAATGGTCTCAACTTGGATTTGCTAGTCATTGGGTAGTATTTGCTacatattgcatatattttttaatcagatag
- the LOC411995 gene encoding dual specificity protein phosphatase CDC14AB isoform X2 yields the protein MEDTNDLLLCASEFIKDRLYFVTLKTMTKPKSTPNTHYFSIDDELVYENFYDDFGPLNLAMLYHYCQKVNKKLKAVTLRKKKIVHYTIMDPAKRVNAAFLIGSYAILYCKHTAEEAYNCLTNNPDSPSFIMFRDASVGTPWFEISLIECLSAIYKCHKLGFFNFQDFCVKEYEYFERVENGDLNWIIPGKFIAFCGPYAKFKIENGYPLHAPESYFTYFHYNNVTTIIRLNKKIYDASIFTDAGFDHKDLFFLDGSTPTDSIMRQFLKIAENASGAVAVHCRAGLGRTGSLIGCYIMKHYHLTAHETIAWIRICRPGSVIGHQQEWLEKKEAYLHSLLKEPLQAQNGKPVHEYGIYSIIGRPKTSFLSSLKTAHVMQDNVSGIMHCVDGITLDDTASTSTTLTQGDKLNQIKAKRKRLPTNHTSLNTTSRPSTVVNPYLRSLLQTRTQKSTVNTLSGNKEKDSTKRLLPRSTTTTTISKSARTTKSYKTAFIR from the exons ATGGAGGATACAAATGACTTGTTATTATGTGCTTCAGAATTCATAAAag atcgattatattttgtcACATTGAAGACAATGACAAAACCAAAGAGTACTCCAAACACTCATTATTTCAGTATTGATGATGAATTggtttatgaaaatttctatgatGATTTTGGTCCATTAAATCTTGCTATGTTATATCATTATTGccaaaaagttaataaaaaacttaaagcAGTAacattaagaaagaaaaaaattgtacattataCGATAATGGATCCAGCAAAGAGAGTTAATGCTGCTTTTCTTATAGGAAGTTATGCT atattatattgtaaacatACTGCAGAAGAAGCATATAATTGTTTAACCAATAATCCTGATAGTCCATCTTTTATAATGTTTCGAGATGCTTCTGTTGGTACACCATGgtttgaaatatctttgattGAATGTCTCAGTGCTATATATAAGTGTCACAAActtggattttttaattttcaagatttttgtgttaaagaatatgaatattttgaaagagtGGAAAATGGAGATTTAAATTGGATTATTCCTGGTAAATTTATAGCATTTTGTGGTCCTTATGCTAAATTCAAAATAGAGAATg gATATCCACTTCATGCACCTGaatcatattttacatatttccaTTACAATAATGTAACTACAATTATAcgtcttaataaaaaaatttatgatgctTCAATCTTTACGGATGCTGGATTTGACCATaaagatttgttttttcttgaTGGTTCAACTCCAACAGATTCAATTATGCgacaatttcttaaaatagcaGAAAATGCAAGTGGCGCTGTTGCTGTACACTGTAGAGCTGGACTTGGTAGAACAGGTTCATTGATAGGATGttatattatgaaacattATCATTTAACAGCTCATGAAACAATTGCATGGATACGAATATGTAGACCAGGCTCAGTAATTGGACATCAACAGGAATGGTTAGAAAA aaaagaagcatatcttcattctttattaaaagagCCATTACAAGCTCAGAATGGAAAACCAGTTCATGAATAtggaatatattctataattggtAGACCAAAAACATCATTTTTATCCAGTCTAAAAACCGCTCACGTGATGCAAGATAATGTTTCAGGAATAATGCATTGTGTAGATGGAATTACACTAGATGATACTGCAAGTACTAGTACTACCTTAACTCAAGGTGataaattgaatcaaataaaAGCTAAAAGAAAACGTTTACCAACGAATCATACTTCTTTAAATACAACTTCTAGACCATCAACAGTAGTAAA tcCTTATTTAAGATCATTATTACAAACAAGAACTCAAAAGAGTACAGTTAATACATTAAgtggaaataaagaaaaggattCAACAAAAAGACTCCTTCCTAGATCTACTACTACAACTACAATCTCTAAAAG TGCGCGAACGACCAAAAGTTATAAAACTGCATTTATCAGATGA
- the LOC411995 gene encoding dual specificity protein phosphatase CDC14C isoform X1 has protein sequence MEDTNDLLLCASEFIKDRLYFVTLKTMTKPKSTPNTHYFSIDDELVYENFYDDFGPLNLAMLYHYCQKVNKKLKAVTLRKKKIVHYTIMDPAKRVNAAFLIGSYAILYCKHTAEEAYNCLTNNPDSPSFIMFRDASVGTPWFEISLIECLSAIYKCHKLGFFNFQDFCVKEYEYFERVENGDLNWIIPGKFIAFCGPYAKFKIENGYPLHAPESYFTYFHYNNVTTIIRLNKKIYDASIFTDAGFDHKDLFFLDGSTPTDSIMRQFLKIAENASGAVAVHCRAGLGRTGSLIGCYIMKHYHLTAHETIAWIRICRPGSVIGHQQEWLEKKEAYLHSLLKEPLQAQNGKPVHEYGIYSIIGRPKTSFLSSLKTAHVMQDNVSGIMHCVDGITLDDTASTSTTLTQGDKLNQIKAKRKRLPTNHTSLNTTSRPSTVVNPYLRSLLQTRTQKSTVNTLSGNKEKDSTKRLLPRSTTTTTISKRNNWLVNSTCEPSHRVKSTKPTTRLHNINNNTSSNTRVTSMSVSKPVTRASIKTSCLTETQTTNASANNLITQPQRGMNMILRSADRVNRYHSLRHARTTKSYKTAFIR, from the exons ATGGAGGATACAAATGACTTGTTATTATGTGCTTCAGAATTCATAAAag atcgattatattttgtcACATTGAAGACAATGACAAAACCAAAGAGTACTCCAAACACTCATTATTTCAGTATTGATGATGAATTggtttatgaaaatttctatgatGATTTTGGTCCATTAAATCTTGCTATGTTATATCATTATTGccaaaaagttaataaaaaacttaaagcAGTAacattaagaaagaaaaaaattgtacattataCGATAATGGATCCAGCAAAGAGAGTTAATGCTGCTTTTCTTATAGGAAGTTATGCT atattatattgtaaacatACTGCAGAAGAAGCATATAATTGTTTAACCAATAATCCTGATAGTCCATCTTTTATAATGTTTCGAGATGCTTCTGTTGGTACACCATGgtttgaaatatctttgattGAATGTCTCAGTGCTATATATAAGTGTCACAAActtggattttttaattttcaagatttttgtgttaaagaatatgaatattttgaaagagtGGAAAATGGAGATTTAAATTGGATTATTCCTGGTAAATTTATAGCATTTTGTGGTCCTTATGCTAAATTCAAAATAGAGAATg gATATCCACTTCATGCACCTGaatcatattttacatatttccaTTACAATAATGTAACTACAATTATAcgtcttaataaaaaaatttatgatgctTCAATCTTTACGGATGCTGGATTTGACCATaaagatttgttttttcttgaTGGTTCAACTCCAACAGATTCAATTATGCgacaatttcttaaaatagcaGAAAATGCAAGTGGCGCTGTTGCTGTACACTGTAGAGCTGGACTTGGTAGAACAGGTTCATTGATAGGATGttatattatgaaacattATCATTTAACAGCTCATGAAACAATTGCATGGATACGAATATGTAGACCAGGCTCAGTAATTGGACATCAACAGGAATGGTTAGAAAA aaaagaagcatatcttcattctttattaaaagagCCATTACAAGCTCAGAATGGAAAACCAGTTCATGAATAtggaatatattctataattggtAGACCAAAAACATCATTTTTATCCAGTCTAAAAACCGCTCACGTGATGCAAGATAATGTTTCAGGAATAATGCATTGTGTAGATGGAATTACACTAGATGATACTGCAAGTACTAGTACTACCTTAACTCAAGGTGataaattgaatcaaataaaAGCTAAAAGAAAACGTTTACCAACGAATCATACTTCTTTAAATACAACTTCTAGACCATCAACAGTAGTAAA tcCTTATTTAAGATCATTATTACAAACAAGAACTCAAAAGAGTACAGTTAATACATTAAgtggaaataaagaaaaggattCAACAAAAAGACTCCTTCCTAGATCTACTACTACAACTACAATCTCTAAAAG aaataattggcTAGTGAATAGTACATGTGAACCTTCACATCGTGTAAAGTCTACTAAACCAACAACACGACTTCATAATATCAACAACAATACATCTTCTAATACACGTGTTACATCAATGTCTGTATCAAAACCAGTGACAAGGGCCAGTATAAAAACTTCCTGCCTCACAGAGACTCAAACTACAAATGCATCTGCAAACAATTTGATTACACAACCGCAGCGAGGCATGAATATGATTCTCAGGTCTGCAGATCGAGTAAATCGCTATCATTCTCTAAGACA TGCGCGAACGACCAAAAGTTATAAAACTGCATTTATCAGATGA